The DNA sequence GGAGTTAGGGTCGTCGTTGTAGTCTTGGTCGTCATCAACCCCGTCGGCCCTGGACGACATATCGACGTCCTCGCCGTCGTCGTTGGGGATCTCGGCGCCGTAAACCTCGTGCTCCTGTTGCTCCTCCATAGCCCTCTCTCTCGGTGGCTGTCGGATTGAGTGCGATTCGGAGAGGTCTGTGTGCGTGTGTGTCTGGCTTTTTGAGGTTTTTGGTTTTAGGGATATTATATATTTGGGATCGGGCGGTCGGTGTGTTTGGGCTTGCGGCTTGGCCGCTTGGGGTTGAGAGGAAGAATGCGGCTCAAATTTGAAGTTTTAGGGAATTTGTAGGGGTATTTTGGGGTTTTGACGTGTTTATCCGCTTGTCTTTGATTGGCTCGTTGGATTCCGACTTTTATGGGCTGATGATGAAAATTTAAGATTGAACCGCGTGGATTGAAAGAAAATCATGCGGCTGCCGTTCGCTTCTTACTTTTCGTTTTGCTGTAGGTCACTGTTGCCGTACCAAAGTCATTTGGCTTTCCGCGAGAGAGGAGAATTCTCTCTTCTATTCTCATTATTTTTTCCTCTCCTCCTTTGATACTTTGTTtacaatcaatataaaatgttaatatgGATTAATCATGATTGTTCAAGTAAGAGGAGATAAgagggaagaagagagagattaggaAATGAGGGAATCATCCTTCTTCCATAAGTGGCCAACATCATCAGCAACTGAGTCTTAGTATTGGATTCCAACCACTAATCTTGGCTTATTTTCTGGATAAAATTTGGCATAAAAATTAAGTTTGAacccataatttttttatctCAATGATTGAAGAAGATTTAGgcgagtttaaattttaaaatttgaattttaacccAACAGTTGAAGTTAGTCTATCATAAGAGCTACTATACCTAAAAGAATTTAGCATAGAAATTATACTAGGAAGGGGAAAAAGGTTATGAAGACATGAATTTGAAGGTGTTTACTTGACTTTCACAAAACAACCTAGACATTAATTGAACTCGTGAACTTTTTAATGCCTAGTTTATTAATAAACATtgcaattttcaaatttcaattagtTGGAATGGTTTATGACCACGACAAAGTGATCGTATAAGAATACAAAAATGATGTCGACAATAATAGTTGTAATTGTTAGAGGAGGCCCCGAGTTCGTATCCTCTCTCTCGATCCATAGTTAAAATTAAGCGAGACTGAAAAATGGTTTGCTAGTCGACATGCGAGTTCATGCACTAGATTTTCATTGAAGCAAGTGAAGAGCAGTGTCACTTTGGCTTCAAATCCACCGGCTGCagcttttctttctctctggTGCTTTCTCTCATATTTCAAAGCCAACGCAAACCGTTGAGACGCGGTTAACTGGCGACGAGGAGGAAGGTGGAAGTCGACCACGGAGTCGAGTGGCTGACGATGGTGGGTTGGGGGGAGAGTTTTGTTGGCTGTTGAGTTTTATTGGAGCAATGGTGCCCAATGTTTAGCTTAATTGGAGCTTTGGTCCATGAATCTTAGCTCAATTAGATATTTGATCCTTGAACTTTAGCTTAATTAGATCATTGGTCCCTGAACTTATTATAATGTAGACAATAGTCTTTTTTGCTAACTCTGTTGGCACTTATATCGAATTTTATCCAAAATAAGGGTTTACAGGGAAAAGATTGAATAGAAGTTTTAACGGAGTTAATCAAAATGATCATCGCTTTGCATTATAATAAGCTTAGAGATCAATACTCACACGTTTTTAACTCAAAGACCATTTCTCGATGTAAATAAAATGGAGGTAACACAAGCACATAatcgaaaaattaaaaacaaaatggttaatATTGTCATATCACATTACGTTAGCTTTATGTTTCTCGCATATTTCTTATGTAATggatgtgcttttttttttttggtgaaagttGTTTAGGAATCCAAAGGCTCTTGAAGTGCTTTCGGCAAGAAGCATATAACTAATGCTTCTTTTAAATGCACTTCTAAGTGCAAAACACTTTGATTGAAAACGTTTTCAATCgttttaaaatcactttcaaacATTTCAAATTGTTTGCTTCTGCATAAACTCTGAGCAATCATATCTCCATCAAGGTAAAAAAAACCTTTTAACCAAAAGGATCAAGTGATGAGGCCTCAAAAAACCAGTCAACAAGAACAAAATTTTTGTTAGTGGCCAAGGCATTGACTCTTTTCAAGATGTGGCATTTCAAGTAAGTTGGTGATGTTGCCCACTTCCTAGAATCATCTCAATCGCAAAAGCAGCTCAAAGATGCTTTTCTCTGCATTaaaaagccaaaagccaaaagcaGCATAACACTCCTCTGGCCTAAAATGGCAAACTGGCAATGAGTCTCGTTGAGGCAAGAAAAAAATTGCATTATATATGAGTGAAGACATATTTTTGATCAAGTTGGCTGCCAGATTGACCTCCATGATCTTCCCTTTTGCTCCAAAGAATATATTCCCTGGTGTTAGCCAAATGGTGCAGACACACATatatgaaataataaaaaagaattatgGCACTGAAATTATTTTGGTTCGTTTTACAGGGCTATAAATAGAGAGTTCAAACAACAATCTTTGCATCCTCATCTCAACATTGTAGCGAGTTTACGAAGTCTTAGCGAGAAAGATTCGAACCTACGACCAATCACTTAACAGGCGAACACCGGGTGAGAagtgaagaggaagagagatcTTGCATGAGAGTTAAAGCCTTGTTTGGTAGCCAAGGATGACTTGCCTGCTCTACCTAGAGAGACGAACTCCACTTGTTTGTGTGAGGAAAACTCCTGTTTGGCCAGGCAGGCATCCCTGGCTAATTTGACAGGCTCTTCTTTCTCATGCCAGGCCTTCTCTTCTTCCCTGAGCAGAACTGGGGAAATGATGACTTTTTCGTGAAAAAAGGTGGGAGCTTTTTAATTTGGCTAAATTGCACTAACAGTCATTGTAATTTACTCGAATTATCACTTTCGTTCTTATACTTTGAAAAATGCTATTCGCatatcatttttatttctcactcatctttgttaattttttgtcattgatcttctttactttatttgatttaacggccaaaattaagaaaaatgtgtaagaagtaaaagtGGTTGTGTGGATAGTATAAACGTATCCTTTTTCCTAGCATTTTTGTCCTTGTAGTGATGTAGTTTCATTTTGTTTGCACTGCTAATTAGTCTAAttcgtcaaattttttttttccaagttgGGTTTTTCAAATGAGAAGATATGCACAAAAAGGAATGAAAAGTTTAACTTAGATGAGAAAATGAATTAAATGGTAAACATAACGAAAGTATAAGAACGAAAATGTAAGAAAAACTATACAAATCCTGAAAATTCGAGGTCTTTGTAACTATAAGAAATGAGTTCGGctacaaagatacatatcactCAGTTATTCAAAGTTTATGCAAAATCTAATAACAGCAACTCATTAAATACTAATATGCAAAGTATGACTAACGATTTTTCGAACCACTCAGCAGTTCGTACTAAAAATTGATCTAAACTTTAGAGACCCCAATTAAACCCAAGTGGGCCCCAATCTTTCTCTGAGTCGTCTTCTCAACAGAAGCAACGGTTGGATTTGCTCCCATATATAAAACTATTTGGCGGGAGATGTCGTTTCTGTGgacaaatatattttcttttgcatcttcttccttcatcatcttcatcttcttctttattgCCAAGTAAAGAAGGAGTTTGTATATTCTCTACATCACCAATTCGCCAGCAACACAAATTATCGAAAAATGCAGGAACTTCAATCGGATTGGTGCTCCCCTACTCGCCTCCAAACCAGCCCCATTGCCCAATTCGATTTTCCGGTACGAATCATCCATTACCCTTTATCTCCATCAAGATTTCACCTTTCTCCGCTGTTCATCCATGCGTTGTTGTTTTTTCGACATTTGGTTTCTGATTTGGTGTTCCcgaattttgggttttgtttatgCATCTGCAAATTCAGGGAGATCGGTTTATACCCAGTAGGAGTTTGATGGATCTTGATCAAGCCCGCAGTTTATTGACCAACAGAACAAGGCCGACCCGAAATTCGAACTTCAATGTATGAATCCACTTTGCTTTCAATTCATCAGTTTTTAgttcctttctttgtctttttgggaaattgtttctgggttttatgggggtttattttttatttaaatttgaaagttGCATTTAACTTCTGAACATCAAGATTTGGGCCTGCTCCAATTCtatcagtttttagtttttttctttgttttctggtAAATTGTTTGtgggttttgttgttttgtagTTTTTACTTCTGTTTGAGTGCTGCATCCAACTTATGATGAATTTCAAGATTTGGGTCTGCTGAGTTTTCTTGTAAACGATTCTCGAACTTGTTGGGTCTTTGCAGGATGTATACAGACGGAGCTTAGAGGACAAACTGACTTTGGATTCGGATGGGAATCCATTTAGGATGTTGGTTTTTAGGGGAAGTCCCAAATCAAACCGAAAGCCGATCCGTTCTGTTGATCTGATGCGACAGGATGAAGCAAAGGAATTGGACAGtagtgttaaaaatgttcaGCCTCGAAGATTGCCTAAGGtactaaaaacgaaatggttgTCAAACGTTATCAAATGGTCAATATTTTTTGAACTTTGATCAAATTGAGTGCGAATGCTGCAGGGGGAAGCTAGGGTTCTGGATGcagtaaacataaaaaatgactTTTACTCCAGCGTCATGGATTGGGGGAAAAACAGTATTCTTGCAGTTGCTCTGGGGAGCGATTTGTTCCTCTGGAACTCGACGAACCGCGAAGTGCACAAACTGCTGCATGTTGATGATCCGACTGACTTCCCAACCAGTGTAGCCTGGTCTGAAAATGCTaaaactttagccgttggatatAGGCGATCCAAGCTCCAACTTTGGGATGCTGAGACTTCCAAGCTTGTAAAATCTCTCTCAAACACCCTCtcatgagttttgagttttttcattgttttcgAGCATTTGGTTCATCTGTTTGACACGCAGGTTAGGAGGTTTGAAAACCACAAGGACAGGATAGCCACCGTTGCGTGGAATGGTCACGTTTTAACTTCCGGCAGCCGTGACACATCCATCATCAACCATGATGGTAGGTCAAAAATGTTGTTTCACATTCATCTTATTGCAacatttcacatattttttgttAACTGTTTTCGCAGTCAGAGCAGGCAGCATTGTGGCTTCCAGATTGCAGGCGCATAAAGAAGAAGTGTGCGGTTTGAAATGGTCAGAAGGAGGCAATGTACTGGCAAGCGGAGGCAATGATAATATTCTGTACATCTGGGACTCATCGAAAATGAACTCGAGTCGTTTCTTGTTTCGGTTTAGAGAGCATTGTGCTGCAGTCAAGGCCCTCGCGTGGTGTCCCTATCAGTCTGAGGTGCTTGCCTCTGGTGGAGGCACAGAAGATGGGTGTATTAAGTTATGGAATACAAAAAAGGGAACCTGCATTAAAACCATTGAAACCAATGCTCAGGCAAGTTATAGAATTCGGTCTCCGTTTTGTGAGCTTTccgtgtttttttttcttttcggtcCCTTGTTACCCGCAATCAGTTCACGTTGTATATCCAGGTCTGTGGACTGGAGTGGAACAGGCATCACAAGGAGATTCTGAGTGCCCATGGCTATAGTCGAAGCGAGCTCATCAAGAATCAGCTGTGCATTTGGAGGTATCCTTCTATGGCGAATGTCGGAAACTTGAATCGCCATACGTCCAGAATCCTCCATGTTTCCCAGGTTTGACAACCCGTAAAGCTTATTCATCCCATACATCTGGGAATATATCTCGATTTTCCTATTTAGCACTTATCGCATGAGTGCAAATGGTTGTTGACGTGAAATATCTTCAGAAGCATCTAATTTGGTTTCTTTTGATTGATTTTCGGTGCAGAGCCCCGATGGGTTAACTGTGGTATCAGCTGGCGGAGATGAGACACTTCGATTCTGGGAGATCTTCGGACCACCAAGCATCGACAAAAT is a window from the Pyrus communis chromosome 16, drPyrComm1.1, whole genome shotgun sequence genome containing:
- the LOC137721175 gene encoding cell division cycle 20.5, cofactor of APC complex-like, which encodes MPGLLFFPEQNWGNDDFFVKKVKKEFVYSLHHQFASNTNYRKMQELQSDWCSPTRLQTSPIAQFDFPGDRFIPSRSLMDLDQARSLLTNRTRPTRNSNFNDVYRRSLEDKLTLDSDGNPFRMLVFRGSPKSNRKPIRSVDLMRQDEAKELDSSVKNVQPRRLPKGEARVLDAVNIKNDFYSSVMDWGKNSILAVALGSDLFLWNSTNREVHKLLHVDDPTDFPTSVAWSENAKTLAVGYRRSKLQLWDAETSKLVRRFENHKDRIATVAWNGHVLTSGSRDTSIINHDVRAGSIVASRLQAHKEEVCGLKWSEGGNVLASGGNDNILYIWDSSKMNSSRFLFRFREHCAAVKALAWCPYQSEVLASGGGTEDGCIKLWNTKKGTCIKTIETNAQVCGLEWNRHHKEILSAHGYSRSELIKNQLCIWRYPSMANVGNLNRHTSRILHVSQSPDGLTVVSAGGDETLRFWEIFGPPSIDKISPLDGLLSLKTSALR